The Equus przewalskii isolate Varuska chromosome 8, EquPr2, whole genome shotgun sequence genome has a window encoding:
- the HAS2 gene encoding hyaluronan synthase 2: MHCERFICILRIIGTTLFGVSLLLGITAAYIVGYQFIQTDNYYFSFGLYGAFLASHLIIQSLFAFLEHRKMKKSLETPIKLNKTVALCIAAYQEDPDYLRKCLQSVKRLTYPGIKVVMVIDGNSEDDLYMMDIFSEVMGRDKSATYIWKNNFHEKGPGETDESHKESSQHVTQLVLSNKSICIMQKWGGKREVMYTAFRALGRSVDYVQVCDSDTMLDPASSVEMVKVLEEDPMVGGVGGDVQILNKYDSWISFLSSVRYWMAFNIERACQSYFGCVQCISGPLGMYRNSLLHEFVEDWYNQEFMGSQCSFGDDRHLTNRVLSLGYATKYTARSKCLTETPIEYLRWLNQQTRWSKSYFREWLYNAMWFHKHHLWMTYEAVITGFFPFFLIATVIQLFYRGKIWNILLFLLTVQLVGLIKSSFASCLRGNIVMVFMSLYSVLYMSSLLPAKMFAIATINKAGWGTSGRKTIVVNFIGLIPVSVWFTILLGGVIFTIYMESKKPFSESKQTVLIVGTLLYACYWVMLLTLYVVLINKCGRRKKGQQYDMVLDV, from the exons ATGCATTGTGAGAGGTTTATATGTATCCTGAGAATAATTGGAACCACACTTTTTGgagtctctctcctccttggaATCACAGCTGCTTATATTGTTGGCTACCAATTTATCCAAACAGATAATTACTATTTCTCTTTTGGACTATATGGTGCCTTTTTAGCATCACACCTCATCATCCAAAGCCTGTTTGCCTTTTTGGAGCATCGAAAAATGAAAAAATCCCTAGAAACCCCCATTAAGTTGAACAAAACTGTTGCTCTTTGCATCGCTGCGTATCAAGAAGATCCAGACTACTTACGGAAATGCTTGCAATCTGTGAAAAGGCTAACCTACCCTGGGATTAAAGTTGTCATGGTCATAGATGGGAACTCAGAAGATGATCTTTACATGATGGACATCTTCAGTGAAGTCATGGGCAGGGACAAATCAGCCACTTACATCTGGAAGAACAACTTCCACGAGAAGGGTCCTGGTGAGACGGATGAGTCACATAAAGAAAGCTCTCAACATGTTACCCAATTGGTCTTGTCCAACAAAAGTATTTGCATCATGCAAAAATGGGGTGGAAAAAGAGAAGTCATGTACACGGCCTTCAGAGCACTGGGACGAAGTGTGGATTATGTGCAG GTTTGTGATTCAGATACCATGCTTGACCCTGCCTCGTCTGTGGAGATGGTAAAAGTTTTAGAAGAAGACCCCATGGTTGGAGGTGTCGGAGGAGATGTCCAG ATTTTAAACAAGTACGATTCCTGGATCTCCTTCCTCAGCAGTGTGAGATACTGGATGGCTTTTAACATAGAAAGAGCCTGTCAGTCTTATTTTGGGTGCGTCCAGTGCATTAGTGGACCCCTGGGAATGTACAGAAACTCCTTGCTGCATGAATTCGTAGAAGACTGGTACAATCAGGAATTTATGGGCAGCCAATGTAGTTTTGGCGATGACCGGCATCTAACGAACCGAGTGCTGAGTCTGGGTTATGCAACAAAATACACAGCTCGATCCAAGTGCCTTACTGAAACACCTATAGAATATCTCAGATGGTTAAACCAGCAGACCCGTTGGAGCAAGTCCTACTTCCGAGAGTGGCTGTACAATGCGATGTGGTTTCATAAACATCACTTGTGGATGACCTACGAAGCGGTTATCACtggattcttccctttctttctcattgCCACAGTAATCCAGCTCTTCTACCGGGGTAAAATTTGGAATATCCTCCTCTTCTTGTTAACAGTCCAGTTAGTAGGTCTCATAAAGTCTTCCTTTGCCAGCTGCCTTAGAGGAAACATCGTCATGGTCTTCATGTCCCTCTACTCAGTGTTATACATGTCAAGTTTACTGCCCGCCAAAATGTTTGCTATTGCCACGATAAACAAAGCTGGGTGGGGCACATCTGGAAGGAAAACCATTGTTGTTAATTTCATAGGACTCATTCCAGTATCAGTGTGGTTTACAATCCTCCTGGGTGGAGTCATTTTCACCatttatatggaatctaaaaagccaTTCTCAGAATCCAAACAGACAGTTCTAATCGTTGGAACGTTGCTCTATGCATGCTATTGGGTCATGCTTTTGACGCTGTACGTGGTTCTCATCAACAAATGTGGCAGGCGGAAGAAGGGACAACAGTATGACATGGTGCTTGATGTATGA